A DNA window from Porites lutea chromosome 6, jaPorLute2.1, whole genome shotgun sequence contains the following coding sequences:
- the LOC140941692 gene encoding zinc finger protein ZIC 1-like codes for MDGSFAKRYSLPFEGAALRSSSANNLPTNSTAGLHEHKKDSPLGMNHLLDSGSHLSSIRFAAAHRAQAEAVAFDQKPPGMSSQQTLYHSFPAYRHVSAQGFPPHEFIHHQDSHLGSANIASSHSLALHDPIASNTPNYSHRHNMFSSPPTAPIHGNNINYHHAVTHKGLDVTSNPHIHYGALTPGHEVTSPHHGMPPVLNNQLRYRGDFYSRTDRFAQGGLGSPFLDHGPPGYGGPGGPGMYHLPLIKQPTNQILTCLWVDQNPVQGKRKPCGKQFTMMQDLVSHISDEHVSINDSNLHVCYWQECVRSGLPFKAKYKLVNHIRVHTGEKPFPCPFHGCGKLFARSENLKIHKRTHTGEKPFECEFPGCDRRFANSSDRKKHSHVHTSDKPYICKIEGCNKSYTHPSSLRKHMKLHETGGLRPLSPPISQTNGQRDSISSDRDSPIKPSARTPSPRGRSNTENSTEWYSC; via the coding sequence ATGGATGGCAGTTTTGCCAAGCGGTATTCATTGCCATTTGAGGGTGCAGCTCTAAGGTCCTCGTCCGCGAACAACTTGCCAACAAACTCGACCGCTGGACTTCACGAGCACAAGAAAGACTCGCCGTTAGGAATGAATCATTTGCTTGACTCAGGAAGCCATCTTTCGTCGATCAGATTTGCAGCAGCGCACAGAGCACAAGCCGAAGCTGTCGCTTTCGATCAAAAACCGCCTGGGATGTCGTCGCAGCAGACTCTATACCATTCGTTTCCTGCGTATCGTCATGTTTCTGCTCAAGGCTTCCCACCTCACGAGTTTATCCATCACCAGGACTCGCACTTAGGCTCTGCTAACATAGCGAGTTCTCACTCGTTGGCTCTTCACGACCCCATCGCTTCCAACACGCCCAATTACTCACATAGGCACAACATGTTCAGTTCGCCACCAACCGCTCCAATTCACGGAAACAACATAAACTACCATCACGCAGTGACGCATAAAGGCTTAGATGTCACGAGCAATCCGCATATACACTACGGAGCTCTTACGCCAGGGCACGAGGTAACATCTCCACATCATGGAATGCCTCCGGTTCTCAACAATCAGCTCAGGTACCGCGGAGACTTTTATTCGCGAACAGATCGCTTTGCACAAGGCGGTCTCGGAAGCCCTTTCTTGGATCATGGACCTCCAGGTTATGGAGGGCCAGGAGGACCCGGAATGTATCACCTTCCTCTAATAAAACAGCCCACAAACCAAATACTTACCTGTCTTTGGGTAGACCAGAACCCAGTGCAAGGAAAACGGAAGCCTTGCGGTAAGCAGTTCACCATGATGCAAGATCTAGTGTCGCATATCTCGGACGAGCATGTAAGTATCAATGATTCCAACCTCCACGTTTGCTACTGGCAAGAGTGCGTGAGAAGCGGACTACCCTTCAAAGCAAAATACAAGCTGGTCAATCATATTCGAGTCCATACTGGAGAGAAACCTTTCCCTTGCCCCTTTCACGGCTGCGGGAAACTGTTTGCTAGGTCTGAAAACCTAAAGATTCACAAGAGAACTCACACGGGTGAGAAGCCATTCGAGTGTGAGTTCCCTGGCTGCGATCGTCGCTTCGCCAACTCGAGCGACCGGAAAAAGCACTCTCACGTGCATACCTCAGACAAACCGTACATCTGCAAAATCGAAGGGTGCAATAAGAGTTACACACATCCCAGCTCACTAAGAAAACACATGAAACTTCACGAGACCGGTGGACTCAGGCCATTGTCGCCGCCTATTTCTCAAACAAACGGGCAGCGGGATAGTATAAGTTCAGACAGGGACAGTCCTATAAAACCTTCCGCTAGAACGCCTTCTCCAAGAGGGCGATCGAACACTGAGAACAGCACAGAATGGTACTCTTGTTAG